A genomic segment from Drosophila willistoni isolate 14030-0811.24 chromosome 2L unlocalized genomic scaffold, UCI_dwil_1.1 Seg168, whole genome shotgun sequence encodes:
- the LOC124459835 gene encoding probable kinetochore protein SPC25 produces the protein MRRKSVLPLVGLFLVLGVQHVISESPLPNHGDCGVSSDDKDLCALYCYRSMKLGLAYIIELKEKIKMLEENQSKSENSQLSKAVENLQSKIDQQNIQIANINDFITNSVRQKEVEEKAKSQTEIDKYKRQVEQLKENLENVQRQAAKDKEENLAEQRNRKSEMENLKENLATQKSDSDKAFKDLESKKKEFEEYQTKEKNSNNKIGELNSKISSLQKNIQKEMDEKAKSQTEIDNFKRKN, from the exons ATGAGAAGGAAAAGTGTCCTCCCACTTGTTGGCCTCTTCCTTGTTCTTGGTGTCCAGCATGTAATCTCTGAATCTCCTCTCCCAAATCACGGG GACTGTGGAGTCTCCAGTGACGATAAAGATTTGTGTGCCTTATATTGTTATAGGTCTATGAAACTCGGTCTAGCTTACATTATTgagttgaaagaaaaaatcaagATGCTCGAAGAGAATCAATCAAAGAGTGAAAATAGTCAACTAAGCAAAGCAGTTGAGAATttgcaaagtaaaattgatcaACAGAATATTCAGATAGCTAATATTAACGATTTCATCACAAACTCAGTCAGGCAGAAAGAGGTGGAAGAGAAAGCCAAATCTCAAACTGAGATAGACAAATATAAGAGACAAGTAGAACAATTGAAAGAGAACTTAGAAAATGTTCAACGTCAAGCAGCAAAAGATAAGGAAGAAAACTTAGCTGAacaaagaaatagaaaaagcGAAATGGAGAATCTAAAAGAGAACTTAGCAACCCAAAAGTCAGATTCAGATAAAGCATTTAAAGACCTCGAgtcgaaaaaaaaggaatttgaAGAATATCAGACTAAGGAAAAGAattccaacaacaaaattggagaattaaattcaaaaatttcatcctTACAGAAAAACATTCAGAAAGAAATGGATGAGAAAGCCAAATCTCAAACTGAGATAGACAATTTTAAGAGAAAA aattaa